One window of the Pieris rapae chromosome 11, ilPieRapa1.1, whole genome shotgun sequence genome contains the following:
- the LOC110997520 gene encoding eukaryotic initiation factor 4A-III: MTSSEVSFSRKITEDLSNVEFDTSEDVEVIPTFDSMNLKDELLRGIYTYGFEKPSAIQQRSILPIVKGRDVIAQAQSGTGKTATFSISILQSLDTTLRETQVLVLSPTRELATQIQKVILALGDYMNVQCHACIGGTNLGEDIRKLDYGQHVVSGTPGRVFDMIRRRVLRTRSIKMLVLDEADEMLNKGFKEQIYDVYRYLPPATQVVLISATLPHEILEMTSKFMTDPIRILVKRDELTLEGIKQFFVAVEREEWKFDTLCDLYDTLTITQAVIFCNTKRKVDWLTQKMQEANFTVSSMHGDMPQKERDNIMKEFRSGQSRVLITTDVWARGIDVQQVSLVINYDLPNNRELYIHRIGRSGRFGRKGVAINFVKSDDIRILRDIEQYYSTQIDEMPMNVADLF, translated from the exons ATGACATCGTCAGAGGTATCATTTAGCAGGAAGATTACAGAAGATCTCTCAAATGTTGAATTCGACACAAGTGAAGATGTGGAAGTTATTCCAACCTTCGATTCTATGAACTTGAAAGATGAATTGTTACGAGGAATCTATACATAtg GGTTCGAAAAGCCATCTGCAATTCAGCAAAGAAGTATTCTGCCTATAGTTAAAGGACGAGATGTTATCGCCCAAGCACAGTCTGGTACAGGCAAGACAGCTACATTTTCTATCTCAATACTGCAATCGTTGGACACCACATTACGTGAGACCCAAGTATTGGTCCTATCACCTACACGAGAGTTGGCTAcccaaattcaaaaagttatattagCTCTAGGAGACTATATGAATGTACAATGCCATGCTTGTATAGGTGGAACCAATTTGGGTGAAGATATTAGGAAGTTAGATTATGGACAGCATGTTGTCTCTGGAACCCCAGGAAGAGTCTTTG atatGATAAGAAGGCGTGTACTCCGAACACGTTCTATTAAGATGCTTGTCCTTGATGAAGCTGATGAAATGTTGAACAAAGGATTTAAAGAGCAGATTTATGATGTCTATCGTTATTTGCCTCCAGCTACTCAAGTTGTATTAATATCTGCTACATTGCCCCATGAAATTCTTGAAATGACCTCAAAGTTTATGACAGATCCTATCAGGATTTTGGTAAAACG tGATGAACTGACACTCGAAGgaataaaacaattctttGTAGCTGTAGAACGTGAAGAGTGGAAGTTCGACACATTGTGTGATTTATATGACACATTGACTATAACACAGGcagttatattttgtaataccaAGAGGAAGGTGGATTGGTTGACACAAAAAATGCAAGAGGCTAACTTTACGGTTAGTTCAATGCATGGTGATATGCCTCAGAAAGAAAGAGACAACATTATGAAGGAATTTAGATCAGGGCAAAg CCGGGTCCTCATTACAACAGATGTCTGGGCAAGAGGAATAGATGTTCAACAAGTCTCATTGGTAATTAACTATGACTTACCAAACAACCGTGAATTGTACATTCACAGAATTGGCAGATCAGGACGTTTTGGACGTAAAGGTGTTGCAATCAACTTTGTAAAATCTGATGATATCAGGATTTTAAGAGATATTGAACAATACTACTCAACCCAAATTGATGAGATGCCTATGAATGTAGCAGATTTATTCTAA
- the LOC110997521 gene encoding ubiquitin-conjugating enzyme E2 J1 encodes MSDISDKYNTKCPGVKRLMREAMELAEATEEYCARPLEDNLFEWHFTVRGPPGTDFEGGIYHGRILLPKEYPMHPPHIILLTPNGRFEVNKKICLSISGYHPETWQPSWSIRTALLALIAFMPTPAEGTIGALEYSPAERKALAKKSTSWACTQCGEIAPLLSSNAATPITEEEKSVLNQIAFKGEEEQTPKPPEPEPTYEPEPQILESVDNSTTFLDQMLEIIVALLVGAIAIFIYRRWNSYAAIDTDL; translated from the coding sequence ATGTCTGACATCAGTGATAAGTACAACACAAAGTGTCCAGGTGTAAAAAGATTAATGAGAGAAGCTATGGAGTTAGCAGAGGCGACAGAGGAATACTGTGCGCGACCTCTGGAAGATAATCTTTTTGAATGGCACTTCACAGTAAGAGGCCCCCCTGGTACCGATTTTGAAGGTGGAATTTATCATGGGCGCATATTATTACCTAAAGAGTATCCCATGCATCCGCCCCATATAATACTCTTAACACCTAATGGAAGATTCGaagttaataagaaaatatgtttatctaTCTCAGGATATCACCCAGAAACATGGCAACCATCTTGGTCAATCAGGACTGCTCTGTTGGCCTTGATTGCCTTTATGCCTACTCCTGCCGAAGGTACGATTGGTGCCCTTGAGTACTCACCGGCAGAGCGTAAAGCTCTTGCTAAAAAATCCACCAGCTGGGCATGCACTCAATGTGGTGAAATTGCTCCATTGTTATCATCTAATGCAGCTACGCCAATAACAGAAGAAGAAAAGTCagtattaaatcaaattgcaTTTAAAGGAGAGGAGGAACAAACACCAAAACCACCTGAGCCTGAGCCAACTTACGAACCAGAGCCTCAGATTTTAGAATCTGTTGACAATAGTACCACATTTTTGGATCAAATGTTGGAGATAATTGTGGCTCTCCTTGTAGGTGctattgcaatatttatttataggcgATGGAATTCATATGCAGCTATTGAtactgatttataa
- the LOC110997522 gene encoding 28S ribosomal protein S5, mitochondrial, with the protein MATKVLALKNLVRSPFKALLKQPISFNNNNLKCISTSPLLCVNFFNKLPAEKLWKSVTSVSNAGAKKGRGKGAGRIRIRDLNRGQMIGVGKVNMLWPGLSAPVIRGRELLKQQRLPDDPERMEKLIKLRDSMTKFRRLKLSPIERGWSGVRMPGRSLGPPDPVAGEEFTGFETKVLQLRSLLIMKGTLGRTRNYQAMVVTGNGQGLAGFGLGRAKEATAALRKAKNRAGKKLMHFDIYNNHTVYHDFYTAFGKTKIFVQKQNEGYGLMVHRAIREICQAIGIKDLRAKVEGSNNLQHLVKAFFIGLLQQRSHQQLAEEKKLHLVEFREENEFYPMVVASPSKVRTKEEIPKDETLDFIQYVMNDKVILKKKKFPPFFQTMPHYELYLKKFERFRNHEKIRLNLKVEYGEIKSFLSDKYPEEKVEKDD; encoded by the exons ATGGCGACTAAAGTACTAGCTCTAAAAAATTTAGTTCGTAGTCCGTTTAAAGCTCTACTTAAGCAGCCAAtttcgtttaataataataaccttaAATGTATCAGCACATCTCCGCTTTTATGTgtaaattttttcaataaat TACCTGCTGAAAAGCTATGGAAGTCAGTAACGTCTGTAAGTAATGCAGGAGCCAAGAAAGGACGTGGTAAAGGGGCTGGACGAATTCGAATTAGGGACTTGAACCGAGGGCAAATGATTGGTGTAGGAAAGGTAAACATGTTATGGCCTGGACTTTCTGCACCTGTAATACGTGGGAGGGAGCTACTTAAACAGCAAAGATTACCTGATGATCCAGAGAG aatggAAAAGCTTATCAAATTAAGAGATTCTATGACAAAGTTCAGACGATTAAAATTGAGTCCAATAGAAAGAGGTTGGTCTGGTGTGAGGATGCCAGGACGCAGCCTTGGGCCCCCTGATCCAGTTGCTGGTG AGGAATTTACAGGATTTGAAACTAAAGTTCTTCAATTGAGGTCATTACTTATTATGAAAGGAACCCTTGGACGAACAAGAAATTATCAAGCTATG gtAGTAACGGGTAATGGTCAAGGCTTAGCAGGATTTGGCTTAGGCAGGGCAAAGGAAGCAACAGCTGCTTTAAGAAAAGCTAAAAACAGGGCGGGGAAGAAATTGATGcactttgatatttataataatcatacag tttacCATGATTTCTATACTGCATTCGGGAAAACTAAAATCTTTGTCCAAAAGCAGAATGAAGGTTATGGTTTAATGGTACATAGAGCTATCAGAGAGATATGCCAAGCGATTGGTATCAAGGATCTTAGAGCTAAAGTGGAAGgatcaaataatttacagcACCTTGTAAAGGCTTTCTTTATTGGTCTTTTACAACag cGATCACATCAACAATTGGCAGaagaaaagaaattacatCTAGTCGAGTTTAGGGAGGAGAACGAGTTCTACCCAATGGTTGTCGCTAGTCCCTCAAAAGTTAGGACAAAAGAGGAAATACCAAAAGACGAAACCCTGGACTTCATACAATATGTTATGAATgacaaagttatattaaagaagaagaaatttCCACCTTTCTTCCAAACAATGCCACATTATGAACTGTACCTCAAGAAATTTGAAAGGTTCAGAAATCATGAGAAAATTCGCCTCAACCTTAAAGTTGAGTATGGAGAgataaaaagctttttaagtGACAAATACCCAGAAGAAAAAGTTGAAAAGGATGATTAA
- the LOC110997509 gene encoding splicing factor 3B subunit 2 encodes MDGPPGTGNANQGPPNMPSFPPMPPPPGSIAGPMNPPSGSIPPVSSSTGPPLPPGMGPPGIMNMGPPPPGMGPPPPGMGPPPPGMGPPPPGMGPPPPGMGPPPPGMGPPPPGIGPPPPGMGPPPPGMGPPPNMGPPPPGMVPPGMGPPGISGPPRTTSSMMHGSPNVKNNYNQTMDLGPPGMGPPPNMPLPGMGHGPWEGQGSSGWSRQGIDDGTAGWDDRDDDHEDDHEDDEDSTFLPSLLTMKIDTPEEFRNKPTSVTGVVLPKALEEALAYKDQRQAALGKEIERAPAEEDEPIVPPAPVISTEYDVEDDEGESDEENIPEAPQPPVISKQEAQPNKANKNRRKKKKKKAAKQKRRESKTVDKSSVDESQTTNDKENKKEAEIEYVQENIQFHELEPMYRQFHRILEAFKISEHKEEEIKEEKGDQPKPSKLLEKVTDQFAADEEAVEKHAAEEKERLSKRKLKKLSRLSVAELKQLVSRPDVVEMYDVTARDPKLLVQLKAHRNTVQVPRHWCYKRKYLQGKRGIEKPPFDLPDFIKKTGIMEMRASLQDKEETKTLKAKMRERSRPKLGKIDIDYQKLHDAFFKWQTKPRMTIHGDLYYEGKEFETRLREKKPGDLSEELRTALGMPVGPGSHKVPPPWLIAQQRYGPPPSYPNLKIPGLNAPIPEGCAFGYHAGGWGKPPVDETGKPLYGDVFGHQLSGQDDNEDQDIDRTLWGELESESEEESEEEESDEGEKMGEPDVATGVATPGEGLVTPLGISSVPPGLETPDTIELRKKKLDDVEGGETPALYQVLPERRVGLTAGMMASTHVYDINAANPGKARVSADASSGVATNPGVVEVALDPSELELEPEAVAARYERHLRDQRPSKREDLSDMLADHVARQKNKRKRQQNTDSKQAKKYKEFKF; translated from the exons ATGGATGGTCCACCGGGTACTGGTAATGCCAATCAAGGCCCTCCTAATATGCCAAGTTTTCCTCCAATGCCCCCACCACCTGGATCAATCGCTGGTCCAATGAATCCGCCATCAGGATCTATACCCCCTGTAAGTTCATCTACGGGTCCTCCTTTACCCCCTGGAATGGGACCTCCAGGCATTATGAACATGGGACCTCCTCCACCGGGTATGGGTCCTCCTCCACCGGGTATGGGTCCTCCTCCACCGGGTATGGGTCCTCCTCCACCAGGTATGGGTCCTCCTCCACCAGGAATGGGACCTCCGCCTCCAGGAATGGGTCCCCCGCCCCCAGGGATTGGCCCTCCGCCTCCAGGTATGGGTCCACCTCCTCCAGGCATGGGGCCACCGCCTAACATGGGGCCACCACCTCCAGGTATGGTCCCACCAGGCATGGGTCCCCCGGGCATAAGTGGTCCACCTAGGACGACTTCTAGTATGATGCATGGGAGTCCCAATGTGAAGAataattacaatcaaacaatgGATTTAGGCCCGCCTGGAATGGGTCCACCTCCAAATATGCCACTACCTGGGATGGGTCATGGACCTTGGGAAGGTCAAGGATCTTCTGGGTGGAGCCGGCAAGGAATAGATGATGGTACTGCTGGGTGGGATGACAGAGATGATGATCATGAAGATGACCATGAGGATGATGAAGACTCCACTTTTCTTCCATCTCTTTTGACTATGAAAATAGACACACCTGAAGAATTCAGAAACAAACCAACTTCTGTGACTGGTGTTGTTTTACCAAAAGCTTTAGAAGAAGCCTTGGCATACAAAGATCAAAGACAGGCTGCTTTAGGAAAGGAAATAGAAAGGGCACCAGCTg AAGAAGATGAACCAATAGTTCCCCCTGCACCTGTGATAAGTACTGAATATGATGTTGAGGATGATGAAGGTGAATCAGATGAAGAAAATATACCTGAGGCTCCGCAACCACCAGTTATATCTAAACAAGAG GCTCAACCAAATAAAGCTAACAAGAATAGACgtaagaagaaaaagaagaaggCAGCAAAACAGAAACGTCGAGAATCAAAAACTGTAGACAAGTCTAGCGTTGATGAGTCTCAAACTACCAatgacaaagaaaataaaaaagaagcaGAAATTGA ATATGTGCAGGAGAATATTCAATTCCATGAGTTAGAACCGATGTATCGGCAATTTCATCGTATTTTAGAAGCGTTCAAAATTAGTGAGCACAAAGAAGAGGAGATCAAAGAAGAAAAGGGAGATCAGCCTAAGCCAAGCAAACTGCTTGAAAAAGTCACCGATCAATTTGCAGCGGATGAAGAGGCTGTGGAG aaacacGCAGCGGAAGAAAAGGAGCGTCTGTCAAAACGGAAATTGAAAAAGCTGTCTCGTCTGTCAGTTGCGGAATTGAAGCAATTAGTATCCCGTCCGGATGTAGTAGAAATGTATGACGTCACGGCGAGAGATCCTAAACTACTTGTACAGTTAAAGGCGCACAGGAACACCGTACAAGTGCCTAGACATTGGTGTTATAAGAGAAag TATCTCCAAGGAAAGCGTGGTATTGAGAAGCCTCCGTTTGATCTACCGGATTTCATTAAGAAGACCGGAATCATGGAGATGAGGGCCTCCCTCCAGGATAAGGAAGAAACAAAGACATTAAAAGCTAAAATGCGCGAGCGTTCGAGACCTAAACTTGGAAAGATcgatattgattatcaaaagCTTCATGACGCATTCtttaa ATGGCAGACGAAGCCGCGTATGACAATCCATGGTGACTTATACTACGAAGGGAAAGAGTTTGAAACTCGGCTGAGGGAGAAAAAGCCTGGTGATTTGTCCGAAGAACTTAGGACAGCACTGGGTATGCCAGTTGGGCCCGGCTCTCACAAG GTGCCGCCCCCATGGCTGATCGCTCAACAGCGTTACGGACCGCCTCCGTCGTACCCTAACCTTAAGATTCCGGGGTTAAATGCCCCCATACCAGAAGGGTGTGCATTCGGATATCACGCTGGAGGCTGGGGCAAACCTCCTGTAGATGAAACAGGGAAACCCCTATATGGAGATGTGTTTGGGCATCAGTTGAGCGGACaagat GATAATGAAGACCAGGACATAGATAGAACATTGTGGGGTGAATTGGAATCTGAATCTGAAGAGGAGTCGGAAGAAG agGAATCTGATGAAGGCGAGAAGATGGGCGAGCCTGACGTGGCCACTGGAGTGGCAACACCGGGAGAGGGACTTGTCACGCCCCTGGGCATTTCCTCTGTTCCCCCTGGCTTGGAGACTCCAGACACTATTGAGCTTAGGAAGAAGAAATTGGATGATGTTGAAGG cgGAGAGACTCCAGCCCTTTACCAAGTGCTTCCGGAGCGACGTGTCGGCCTCACTGCTGGAATGATGGCTTCCACTCACGTGTATGATATTAACGCGGCTAACCCAG GCAAAGCGCGAGTATCGGCTGATGCCAGCAGTGGAGTGGCAACTAATCCTGGAGTAGTGGAAGTGGCTTTGGACCCTTCGGAGCTGGAATTAGAGCCGGAGGCAGTGGCAGCGAGATATGAGAGACATTTGAGAGACCAACGCCCCTCGAAGAGGGAAGACCTGTCTGACATGCTGGCGGACCATGTTGCCCGTCAAAAG aataaaAGAAAGCGCCAACAGAACACGGACTCAAAGCAAGCAAAGAAGTACAAGGagttcaaattttaa
- the LOC110997507 gene encoding tubulin--tyrosine ligase-like protein 12 translates to MDGVSNYNAFLAVHKPQLVLSGVPEHYWHTLCKKLQDQIFDSGLAFQLVQIDYEDSERRPYDPLWSVMAICDIDLNDPTHIYLIDHAWTFKVNNIKANLRNVPSLLERMCNLMQISCDSTEEKIEEVAKYVWKYANTYSIAGDEFSIEDRVPVWYIMDELGSGITHSDNPNFRAVPFIHVPSQITFTILFPTKDIEEGDTVTRNFVEGQYQDPLQREAMLIPWKCYEHFDDDFTQEEPNRKYFLEGHLVESLPDLSNLESRNILDQPLKVFSEYRFINEHLTSSHFEIVDNENDADILWYTSHFKTFKELSIDFPHKFVNQFPFEYVFTVKDLLAIVARRCSDKNVNMSMLGTSPLWLPTTFNMKTELPKMVAYYMQRKRLGLDNHWICKPYNLARGLDTYITDNLDFLCHLPLTGPKIAQKYIEAPVLFQRPEVGAVKFDLRYVILLKSVNPTQVYIYNNFFLRFANKAFELCDFDDYEKHFTVMNYAEGVSLYRLLCEDFKKEWSEQYGDFKWSDVEKSIFEMFKDLFEAATSKPPPFGIAQSPQSRALYAADIMLSWHDYNGEKTIQPKLLEVNWMPDCKRACDYYSDFYNDIFSLLFLNKQVDTCTQII, encoded by the coding sequence ATGGATGGGGTCTCGAACTATAACGCTTTTTTGGCTGTTCATAAACCGCAACTTGTTCTTTCTGGAGTTCCTGAACATTACTGGCATACTCTATGTAAAAAACTGCAAGACCAAATTTTTGACTCTGGCTTAGCCTTTCAACTAGTGCAAATTGATTATGAAGATAGCGAAAGAAGACCATATGACCCTTTATGGAGTGTAATGGCAATATGCGATATAGATCTCAATGATCCTACTCATATTTACCTCATTGATCATGCCTGGACATTTAAggttaacaatattaaagcaAACTTGAGAAATGTGCCCAGTCTGTTAGAAAGAATGTGTAATTTGATGCAAATTTCTTGTGATAGTACTGAAGAGAAAATTGAAGAAGTTGCAAAGTATGTGTGGAAATATGCAAACACCTATTCTATTGCTGGTGATGAATTTTCTATTGAAGATAGAGTACCTGTGTGGTACATTATGGATGAATTGGGTTCTGGAATTACACATTCTGACAACCCAAACTTTCGGGCAGTTCCTTTTATACATGTTCCTAGTCAGATAACATTTACCATTCTCTTCCCTACCAAAGATATTGAAGAAGGAGATACTGTTACAAGGAATTTTGTAGAAGGTCAATATCAAGATCCTCTGCAAAGGGAGGCAATGCTCATTCCGTGGAAATGCTACGAACACTTTGATGATGATTTTACTCAAGAAGAAccaaacagaaaatattttctggAAGGTCACTTGGTTGAATCACTGCCAGATTTAAGTAACTTGGAAAgcagaaatattttagatcAACCCTTGAAGGTATTTTCAgaatatagatttataaatgaacATCTCACATCAAGCCACTTTGAAATTGTTGATAATGAAAATGATGCTGATATTTTGTGGTACACTAgtcattttaaaacttttaaggaaTTAAGTATTGATTTTCCCCATAAGTTTGTTAACCAATTTCCATTTGAATATGTTTTCACAGTAAAAGATTTACTGGCAATTGTGGCAAGAAGGTGTTcagataaaaatgttaacatgTCCATGTTAGGGACAAGCCCATTATGGCTACCTACtacatttaatatgaaaactgAACTACCAAAAATGGTTGCTTATTACATGCAAAGAAAAAGACTTGGTTTAGATAATCACTGGATCTGTAAACCATATAACCTTGCGAGGGGTCTTGATACATACATTACTGATAATTTAGACTTTCTTTGTCATTTGCCATTAACAGGTCCAAAGATAGCTCAAAAGTATATAGAAGCACCTGTGCTCTTTCAAAGACCAGAAGTAGGAGCAGTAAAATTCGATTTGCGTTATGTAATATTGTTGAAATCAGTTAATCCCACACAAGTCTACATTTACAACAACTTTTTCTTAAGATTTGCTAATAAAGCATTTGAATTATGTGATTTTGATGATTACGAAAAACATTTCACTGTTATGAATTATGCAGAAGGGGTTTCTTTGTATAGACTGTTATGTGAGGACTTTAAGAAGGAGTGGTCTGAACAATATGGTGATTTTAAATGGAGTGATGTGGAGAAAtcaatttttgaaatgtttaaagaCCTCTTTGAAGCCGCAACTTCTAAGCCCCCACCTTTTGGAATAGCACAAAGTCCTCAGTCAAGAGCACTTTATGCAGCTGACATAATGCTTTCCTGGCATGACTACAATGGAGAGAAAACAATACAACCTAAGCTTCTGGAAGTCAATTGGATGCCAGACTGTAAAAGAGCTTGTGACTACTATtctgatttttataatgacattttttcacttctttttcttaataaacaaGTAGACACATGcacacaaataatttaa
- the LOC110997508 gene encoding zinc finger protein-like 1 homolog gives MGLCKCPKRRVTNQFCFEHRVNVCEYCMVTNHPKCIIQSYLQWLQDSDYNPICEICTKSLAEGECIRLTCYHVFHWECAESRYRALPRTTAPAGYQCPSCATPVFPPPNLVSPVADVLKEKLAGVNWARAGLGLPLLSDEQDLKGASSRRSQSPMEQSNYFINSMDTQRGTPVGASDDEAISRSATSSPHSIVQISDEPANIYDNTSVKRADNLQGAQIPRKTYKTDENSRPLLNFDHDENKYKQKSTFAWISRWWKNSLPSSRNRRGGGIYKRYWIALIAIIILVIVLWLLSNRGVDDENPFGGIQDDDRRILQKN, from the exons ATGGGTCTGTGTAAGTGTCCTAAAAGAAGAGTGACAAACCAATTTTGCTTTGAACATCGAGTTAATGTTTGTGAATATTGTATGGTGACAAATCATCCAAAG TGCATCATACAATCCTATCTTCAATGGTTACAAGACAGCGATTACAATCCTATTTGTGAAATTTGCACAAAAAGTTTAGCTGAAGGCGAATGTATACGACTGACATGCTATC atGTATTCCATTGGGAATGTGCCGAATCCCGTTACCGTGCCTTACCGAGGACTACAGCACCTGCAGGATATCAATGTCCTTCTTGTGCCACACCTGTGTTTCCGCCACCTAATTTAGTCTCTCCTGTTGCTGATGTTTTAAAGGAAAAGTTAGCTGGTGTCAATTGGGCTAGAGCTGGCCTTGGTCTACCATTG CTTTCAGATGAACAAGATCTGAAAGGAGCATCATCCAGACGCAGCCAGTCCCCAATGGAACAGTCTAATTACTTCATAAATTCTATGGACACTCAACGTGGAACTCCAGTGGGTGCAAGTGACGATGAAGCTATAAGTCGATCAGCTACAAGTTCACCACATTCTATTGTGCAAATATCAGATGAACCAGCTAACATATATGATAATACTTCAGTTAAAAGAGCTGACAATCTACAAG gtGCCCAAATACCAAGGAAAACTTATAAAACAGATGAAAATTCCAGGCCACTTTTGAATTTTGACCATGATgagaataaatacaaacagaAGTCCACGTTTGCATGGATTAGCAGATGGTGGAA AAATTCTTTACCTTCTTCACGTAACCGAAGAGGTGGTGGCATTTACAAGCGGTATTGGATAGCATTGATTGCAATTATTATCTTGGTTATTGTATTATGGCTTCTGAGTAATAGAGGAGTAGATGATGAAAATCCATTTGGTGGTATACAAGATGATGATAGAAGAATACTACAGAAAAATTaa